One Spirochaetaceae bacterium DNA segment encodes these proteins:
- a CDS encoding type II toxin-antitoxin system ParD family antitoxin translates to MADRQTRNVSLPRHQDAFVDALVSAGRYRTASEVVREGLRLLEQTEHRRLLEKWIYDGLSEQEAEQLPEDLKARARAHLRGLVDAAMQDVGHGRVTDGPTAMRRLRKQLEAQSD, encoded by the coding sequence ATGGCCGACCGGCAGACAAGGAACGTCTCGCTGCCCCGACACCAGGATGCCTTCGTGGACGCTCTGGTGTCGGCGGGACGTTATAGAACCGCCAGCGAAGTGGTCCGGGAGGGACTGCGCCTGCTGGAGCAGACCGAGCATCGCCGCCTCTTGGAGAAATGGATCTACGATGGACTGAGCGAACAGGAAGCGGAGCAGCTTCCCGAGGATCTGAAGGCGCGGGCGCGGGCTCACCTCCGCGGCCTGGTTGACGCGGCGATGCAGGACGTCGGGCACGGCCGCGTAACCGACGGACCCACCGCGATGCGGCGCTTGCGCAAGCAGCTCGAGGCACAGTCGGATTGA